In Mercenaria mercenaria strain notata chromosome 15, MADL_Memer_1, whole genome shotgun sequence, a single genomic region encodes these proteins:
- the LOC123545972 gene encoding ras-related protein Rab-14: MAAGPYNYSYIFKYIIIGDMGVGKSCLLHQFTEKKFMADCPHTIGVEFGTRIIEVSGQKIKLQIWDTAGQERFRAVTRSYYRGAAGALMVYDITRRSTYNHLSSWLTDARNLTNPNTVIFLIGNKSDLEAQRDVTYEEAKQFADENGLMFLECSAKTGDNVEDAFLDTAKKIYQNIQDGSLDLNAAESGVQHKPATPRNALNTDQQPSEKSCAC; the protein is encoded by the exons ATGGCTGCAGGCCCGTATAATTActcatatatatttaaatatattatcatCGGGGATATGGGAGTTGGGAAGTCGTGTTTGTTACATCAGTTCACAGAGAAAAAAT ttatGGCAGATTGTCCTCATACTATAGGTGTTGAATTTGGTACTAG GATTATAGAAGTATCAGGTCAGAAGATAAAGTTGCAGATCTGGGATACAGCAGGCCAAGAGAGGTTCCGAGCTGTCACCAGAAGCTACTACAGAGGTGCAGCAGGGGCACTCATGGTCTATGATATAACTAG ACGAAGTACATATAACCATTTAAGTAGCTGGCTAACAGATGCGAGAAATTTAACTAATCCAAATACT gtaatatttttgaTTGGGAACAAATCTGATTTAGAAGCACAAAGAGATGTAACTTACGAAGAAGCTAAACAATTTGCTGATGAAAATg GTTTAATGTTTTTGGAGTGCAGTGCAAAAAC aGGTGACAATGTAGAAGACGCCTTTTTAGACACAGCAAAGaaaatttaccaaaatatacagGATGGCAG TTTGGATTTAAATGCTGCCGAGTCTGGTGTCCAGCATAAACCAGCCACGCCCCGTAATGCCCTCAATACGGATCAGCAGCCCAGTGAGAAAAGTTGTGCGTGTTGA